One genomic region from Halorussus rarus encodes:
- a CDS encoding HalOD1 output domain-containing protein: MATTAKNTAAEPLYRANHDRDRDGPLSDAVVEALAAVENVDPDELDLRLYDSVDGDALDRLYEVTAERSERLRVTFSIGDYEVTVRDDGLLEVRARSDGPVGDGR, from the coding sequence ATGGCAACCACAGCAAAGAACACCGCGGCGGAGCCGCTGTACCGGGCGAACCACGACCGGGACCGCGACGGGCCGTTGAGCGACGCCGTCGTCGAGGCGCTCGCCGCGGTCGAGAACGTCGACCCCGACGAACTCGACCTGCGGCTGTACGACAGCGTCGACGGCGACGCGCTCGACCGCCTCTACGAGGTCACCGCCGAGCGCAGCGAGCGACTCCGCGTCACGTTCTCCATCGGCGACTACGAGGTGACGGTGCGGGACGACGGCCTGCTCGAGGTTCGGGCCCGGAGCGACGGTCCGGTCGGAGACGGTCGGTGA
- a CDS encoding CRISPR-associated protein Cas4: MSKIPFSELETAAYCPRKLYYRRRDGVDVPERVAERRDLAFRYGDLLEGPAESLVDLPLAVGPAEFRANLDRARRRFEAAWFAIRDPSERDRLAEGRECRGVVHKVLSDDAVGLAPAMVFAGDPPEQGVWEPQAVRTVAAAKALSWEAERSVDRAFVEYPAHGAVREIELTTRRKAAYRSAVEAVRSLDGPPPRLRGDAKCDACEYRSECGVRTRSLKSLLGL, translated from the coding sequence GTGTCGAAGATTCCCTTCAGCGAACTCGAGACCGCGGCGTACTGCCCGCGGAAGCTCTACTACCGGCGGCGCGACGGGGTCGACGTACCCGAGCGGGTGGCCGAGCGCCGCGATCTCGCGTTCCGGTACGGCGACCTGCTGGAGGGTCCCGCCGAGAGCCTCGTCGACCTCCCGCTGGCGGTCGGACCGGCCGAGTTCCGGGCGAACCTCGATCGCGCACGACGGCGGTTCGAGGCGGCGTGGTTCGCGATTCGGGACCCGAGCGAGCGCGACCGGCTGGCCGAGGGCCGGGAGTGCCGGGGCGTCGTCCACAAGGTGCTCTCGGACGACGCGGTCGGTCTCGCGCCGGCGATGGTCTTCGCGGGCGACCCGCCCGAGCAGGGCGTCTGGGAGCCCCAGGCGGTCCGGACCGTCGCGGCCGCCAAGGCGCTGTCGTGGGAGGCCGAGCGGTCGGTCGACCGCGCCTTCGTCGAGTACCCCGCTCACGGAGCGGTTCGGGAGATAGAGCTCACGACCCGCCGGAAGGCCGCCTACCGCTCGGCCGTCGAGGCGGTCCGGTCGCTCGACGGCCCGCCGCCGCGGCTCCGGGGCGACGCGAAGTGCGACGCCTGCGAGTACCGCTCGGAGTGCGGGGTCCGGACGCGCTCGCTCAAGTCGCTGCTCGGGCTGTGA
- a CDS encoding DUF5828 family protein, with the protein MEESVSGFKLRGTWGDIVEHGERITEALREADASGDAYEEWDEWRPKHHERLGEDVSEKTAEQASVGEGEGEKKGKAPDDDLKTAGEKISESYEKLEDEKTDEAVDKWQDSVSYVARAADSASRKALRKVEDTVYQKVMTRLAPYYFDNDLISANVQQVGRGDGEEEFVFEVNINDDDLKEQVSDRLAEYEDEVTRWHVATEKRTDTAEAAEGVEPPEELEESHSKTT; encoded by the coding sequence ATGGAAGAGAGCGTTTCGGGCTTCAAGCTCCGCGGCACGTGGGGCGACATCGTCGAACACGGCGAGCGCATCACCGAGGCACTCCGCGAGGCCGACGCGTCCGGCGACGCCTACGAGGAGTGGGACGAGTGGCGGCCCAAGCACCACGAGCGGCTCGGCGAGGACGTCTCGGAGAAGACCGCCGAGCAGGCCTCCGTCGGCGAGGGCGAGGGCGAGAAGAAGGGCAAGGCGCCCGACGACGACCTCAAGACCGCGGGCGAGAAGATAAGCGAGTCCTACGAGAAGCTCGAGGACGAGAAGACCGACGAGGCCGTCGACAAGTGGCAGGACTCGGTGAGCTACGTCGCCCGCGCGGCCGACTCCGCGAGCCGGAAGGCGCTCCGGAAGGTCGAGGACACCGTCTACCAGAAGGTGATGACCCGGCTGGCGCCCTACTACTTCGACAACGACCTCATCAGCGCCAACGTCCAGCAGGTCGGCCGGGGCGACGGCGAGGAGGAGTTCGTCTTCGAGGTCAACATCAACGACGACGACCTCAAGGAGCAGGTCAGCGACCGGCTGGCCGAGTACGAGGACGAGGTCACCCGGTGGCACGTCGCGACCGAGAAGCGGACCGACACCGCGGAGGCCGCCGAGGGCGTCGAGCCGCCCGAGGAGCTCGAGGAATCTCACTCGAAGACGACCTGA
- a CDS encoding inorganic phosphate transporter codes for MVGSGVVTLVIAALASLFMAWAIGAGSSGSTPFAPAVGANAISVMRAGFFVGLLGFLGAVMQGANVSEAVGTELIGGVQLTAIAATTGLLVAAVLVAVGVFTGYPIATAFTVTGAIVGVGLAMGGDPAWAKYRQISALWVLTPFIGSSIAYATARLLRSERTSERVVNPVLAGLIGLILANIKFVALGPPDVSQSVAETVAASLALPPVAGIETGRIVVSLAIAAAIAGVLAWDVHRDLEAGQRHFLLALGSLVAFSAGGSQVGLAIGPLVPLLDPFDIPLVPVLVGGGLGLLAGSWTGAPRMIKALAQDYSALGPRRSIAALIPSFAIAQVAVFFGIPVSFNEIIVSAIVGSGYAAGEGGVSREKMGYTVLAWIGSLVLAIGVGYAAFALIETL; via the coding sequence ATGGTCGGGAGTGGCGTCGTCACGTTGGTAATCGCAGCCCTGGCCAGCCTCTTCATGGCGTGGGCCATCGGCGCGGGATCGTCGGGGTCGACCCCGTTCGCGCCCGCGGTCGGCGCGAACGCCATCTCGGTGATGCGCGCCGGCTTCTTCGTCGGCCTGCTGGGGTTCCTCGGCGCGGTGATGCAGGGCGCGAACGTCTCGGAAGCGGTCGGAACGGAGCTCATCGGCGGCGTCCAGCTGACCGCCATCGCGGCCACGACGGGGCTGCTCGTCGCGGCCGTGCTGGTCGCGGTCGGCGTGTTCACGGGCTACCCCATCGCCACGGCGTTCACCGTCACGGGCGCCATCGTCGGCGTCGGCCTGGCGATGGGCGGCGACCCGGCGTGGGCGAAGTACCGCCAGATATCGGCGCTGTGGGTGCTGACGCCGTTCATCGGGAGCTCCATCGCCTACGCGACCGCGAGGCTGCTTCGCTCGGAGCGGACCTCCGAGCGGGTCGTCAACCCGGTGCTCGCCGGACTGATCGGGCTCATCCTGGCCAACATCAAGTTCGTCGCGCTCGGCCCGCCCGACGTCAGCCAGTCGGTCGCCGAGACCGTCGCGGCGTCGCTGGCGCTGCCGCCGGTCGCGGGGATCGAGACGGGGCGAATCGTCGTCTCGCTCGCCATCGCGGCCGCCATCGCGGGGGTGCTGGCGTGGGACGTCCACCGCGACCTCGAGGCCGGCCAGCGCCACTTCCTGCTCGCGCTCGGGAGCCTCGTGGCGTTCTCGGCGGGCGGGTCGCAGGTCGGGCTGGCCATCGGCCCGCTGGTCCCGCTGCTCGACCCGTTCGACATCCCGCTGGTGCCGGTGCTGGTCGGGGGCGGCCTCGGCCTGCTCGCCGGCTCGTGGACCGGCGCGCCCCGGATGATAAAGGCGCTCGCCCAGGACTACTCGGCGCTCGGCCCGCGCCGGTCCATCGCGGCGCTCATCCCGTCGTTCGCCATCGCGCAGGTCGCGGTGTTCTTCGGGATTCCGGTCTCGTTCAACGAGATCATCGTCAGCGCCATCGTCGGCAGCGGCTACGCCGCCGGCGAGGGCGGCGTGAGCCGGGAGAAGATGGGGTACACCGTGCTGGCGTGGATCGGGTCGCTCGTGCTGGCGATCGGCGTGGGGTACGCGGCGTTCGCGCTCATCGAGACGCTGTAG
- a CDS encoding conditioned medium-induced protein 4 has protein sequence MDEKTEELRDIFMDVTDESTVTERQEETHGSLSSETAVEERLQEVVARMRDRYDFGTSLSDEELVTVVRGYYAGDSDAEIARELGDSSLGKTVSRARIDLHLIRDADEDAPFDMDDLRDLLDDDASTTECAGQLDVSESTVRRYRRVLEAQQQRRTVNDQFRNEFENVLQDRELSDRMTEGVQEDGLDDATEGMETNVSF, from the coding sequence ATGGACGAGAAGACAGAGGAACTACGTGACATCTTCATGGATGTCACCGACGAATCGACCGTCACCGAACGCCAGGAGGAGACTCACGGCTCGCTGAGTTCGGAGACGGCGGTCGAGGAGCGCCTCCAGGAGGTTGTCGCGCGCATGCGCGACCGCTACGACTTCGGCACCTCGCTCTCGGACGAGGAACTCGTGACCGTCGTCCGGGGGTACTACGCCGGCGATTCGGACGCCGAGATCGCCCGGGAGCTCGGCGACTCGTCGCTCGGCAAGACCGTCTCGCGCGCCCGCATCGACCTGCATCTCATCCGCGACGCTGACGAGGACGCGCCGTTCGACATGGACGACCTCCGCGACCTGCTCGACGACGACGCGTCGACCACCGAGTGCGCCGGACAACTCGACGTGAGCGAGTCGACGGTGCGGCGCTATCGCCGGGTCCTCGAGGCCCAGCAGCAGCGCCGCACCGTCAACGACCAGTTCCGCAACGAGTTCGAGAACGTCCTCCAGGACCGCGAGCTCTCCGACCGCATGACCGAGGGCGTCCAGGAGGACGGCCTCGACGACGCGACCGAGGGGATGGAGACGAACGTTTCCTTCTGA
- a CDS encoding DUF7537 family lipoprotein, producing the protein MSNARRTLVALLLASLVVLAGCSGSGTDPATTTDATTVDPTTTGSAEADGPSTATSADAAAVKRAAVSAMADVETYRIDANIVTLISSNNVERRTVTNSTGAVDRTERELRINRTARVAGRSNSVSTYVVNRTLYQRSPQLTRAFSSKWVQRNLSGNFSQRWSSLDTLTRQRELLNISDVELVGRETVDGTAAYVLEATPDAERYANLSANVSTRSVGTVENVSVTYWIAEDSHLPVRSNTTINSTVSVRGRQMDLHQELTLRFSGYGDDVSVRLPPAAETAVSLEDRLNATTTTGGETTSSASDDQPATTTA; encoded by the coding sequence ATGTCGAACGCACGGCGTACGCTCGTCGCCCTCCTCCTGGCCTCGCTCGTCGTCCTGGCGGGCTGTTCGGGCAGCGGGACCGACCCCGCGACGACGACCGACGCGACCACGGTCGACCCGACCACGACCGGTTCCGCCGAAGCCGACGGCCCCTCCACCGCGACGTCCGCGGACGCCGCGGCGGTCAAGCGAGCGGCCGTCTCGGCGATGGCCGACGTGGAGACGTACCGCATCGACGCCAACATCGTCACGCTCATCTCGTCGAATAACGTCGAGCGTCGGACGGTCACCAACTCGACCGGCGCGGTCGACCGGACCGAACGCGAGCTCCGCATCAACCGGACCGCCCGGGTGGCCGGCCGGTCGAACAGCGTCTCGACCTACGTGGTGAACCGGACGCTCTACCAGCGGAGCCCGCAGCTCACGCGGGCGTTCTCCTCGAAGTGGGTCCAAAGGAACCTCTCGGGCAACTTCTCGCAGCGGTGGTCGTCGCTCGACACGCTGACCCGCCAGCGCGAGCTCCTGAACATCTCCGACGTCGAACTGGTCGGACGGGAGACGGTCGACGGCACGGCGGCGTACGTGCTGGAGGCCACGCCCGACGCCGAGCGGTACGCGAACCTCTCGGCCAACGTCTCGACCAGGTCGGTCGGCACGGTCGAGAACGTCTCGGTCACCTACTGGATCGCCGAGGATAGCCACCTCCCGGTCAGATCGAACACCACGATAAACTCCACCGTCTCGGTGCGCGGCCGGCAGATGGACCTCCACCAGGAGCTGACGCTCCGGTTCTCGGGCTACGGCGACGACGTGTCGGTCCGGCTCCCGCCGGCGGCCGAGACGGCCGTCTCGCTCGAGGACCGTCTGAACGCGACGACCACGACGGGCGGGGAGACGACCTCGTCCGCCTCGGACGACCAGCCCGCGACCACGACCGCCTGA
- a CDS encoding L-threonylcarbamoyladenylate synthase, whose amino-acid sequence MNQADIERAATAIREGDLAVYPTETVYGLGADALSEAAVERVFEAKRRSRDKPVSLAVPDVDAALEYVRATERERRFMREFLPGPVTVLCEKREAVPDALTGGRERVGVRVPDHEVALGLLEEVAPVTATSANVSGRPSATRVADLDEEIRDAAAVVLDGVAEPRSAARQTESDDDETGDTGSTVVNVETGDIHRRGPNADDVAAWLAE is encoded by the coding sequence ATGAACCAGGCGGACATCGAGCGGGCCGCGACCGCGATTCGGGAGGGCGACCTCGCGGTCTACCCGACCGAGACGGTGTACGGACTGGGCGCCGACGCGCTGAGCGAGGCGGCCGTCGAGCGAGTGTTCGAGGCGAAGCGACGGTCCCGCGACAAGCCGGTGTCGCTGGCCGTGCCGGACGTCGACGCCGCGCTGGAGTACGTCCGGGCCACCGAGCGCGAGCGGCGGTTCATGCGCGAGTTCCTGCCCGGCCCGGTGACGGTGCTCTGCGAGAAGCGCGAGGCGGTCCCCGACGCGCTGACCGGCGGTCGCGAGCGCGTGGGGGTCCGCGTCCCGGACCACGAGGTCGCGCTCGGCCTGCTGGAGGAAGTCGCGCCGGTCACGGCGACGAGCGCGAACGTCAGCGGGCGGCCGAGCGCGACCCGGGTCGCCGACCTCGACGAGGAGATACGGGACGCCGCCGCGGTCGTGCTCGACGGGGTTGCCGAGCCACGGTCGGCAGCACGTCAGACGGAGTCCGACGATGACGAGACCGGCGACACCGGCAGCACCGTGGTGAACGTCGAGACCGGCGACATCCACCGCCGGGGCCCGAACGCCGACGACGTGGCGGCGTGGCTGGCCGAGTGA
- a CDS encoding hemolysin family protein: protein MVSLPILAAATVGPVPLAEVFGVPISDMEITILGAAAIVVLIALSGFFSSSEIAMFSLAKHRVNALLDDGVPGAEAVAELKSDPHRLLVTILVGNNIVNIAMSSIATGVLALHLTQGQAVAVATFGITALVLLFGESAPKSYAVENTESWALRIAKPLKYSEYTLLPLVVTFDYLTRVVNKVTGGRSAIETSYVTRDEIQDMIETGEREGVIEEDEREMLQRIFRFNNTIAKEVMTPRLDMTAVPKTAGVEEAIETLVQSGHERVPVYEGSLDNVIGVIHIRDLVREHTYGEHDGLELEDVIQPTLHVPESKNVDELLAEMRENRMQMVIVIDEFGTTEGLVTMEDMVEEIVGEILEGEEEEPVEYVEDDTIIVRGELNIDEVNEALDIDLPEGEEFETIAGFIFNRAGRLVEEGETITYDGVRLHVEQVENTRIMKARVTKLDEQERAESEDATEDGVEVGEGVETESD from the coding sequence ATGGTGTCACTCCCGATACTCGCTGCTGCGACCGTCGGTCCGGTTCCGTTGGCGGAGGTGTTCGGCGTTCCCATCTCTGACATGGAGATCACGATCCTCGGAGCCGCGGCCATCGTCGTCCTCATCGCGCTCTCGGGCTTCTTCTCCTCGTCGGAGATCGCGATGTTCTCGCTCGCGAAGCACCGCGTCAACGCTCTTCTGGACGACGGCGTGCCCGGCGCCGAGGCGGTCGCGGAGCTGAAGTCCGACCCCCACCGCCTGCTGGTGACGATCCTGGTCGGCAACAACATCGTCAACATCGCGATGTCCTCGATCGCGACCGGGGTGCTGGCGCTCCACCTCACGCAGGGACAGGCCGTGGCGGTCGCCACCTTCGGCATCACCGCACTGGTCCTCCTGTTCGGCGAGAGCGCCCCCAAGTCCTACGCGGTCGAGAACACCGAGTCGTGGGCGCTCCGCATCGCGAAACCACTGAAGTACTCGGAGTACACCCTGCTCCCGCTGGTCGTCACGTTCGACTACCTGACGCGGGTCGTCAACAAGGTCACCGGCGGGCGGTCGGCCATCGAGACCTCCTACGTCACCCGCGACGAGATCCAGGACATGATCGAGACCGGCGAGCGCGAGGGGGTCATCGAGGAGGACGAGCGCGAGATGCTCCAGCGCATCTTCCGGTTCAACAACACCATCGCGAAGGAGGTGATGACCCCGCGGCTCGACATGACGGCGGTGCCCAAGACCGCGGGCGTCGAGGAGGCCATCGAGACGCTGGTCCAGAGCGGCCACGAGCGGGTCCCCGTCTACGAGGGGAGCCTCGACAACGTCATCGGCGTCATTCACATCCGCGACCTGGTCCGCGAGCACACCTACGGCGAGCACGACGGCCTCGAACTCGAGGACGTCATCCAGCCGACCCTCCACGTCCCCGAGAGCAAGAACGTCGACGAGCTCTTGGCCGAGATGCGCGAGAACCGGATGCAGATGGTCATCGTCATCGACGAGTTCGGCACCACCGAGGGGCTCGTGACGATGGAGGACATGGTCGAGGAGATCGTCGGCGAGATCCTCGAGGGCGAGGAGGAGGAACCCGTCGAGTACGTCGAAGACGACACCATCATCGTCCGCGGGGAGCTCAACATCGACGAGGTCAACGAGGCGCTCGACATCGACCTCCCCGAGGGCGAGGAGTTCGAGACCATCGCGGGCTTCATCTTCAACCGCGCGGGCCGGCTGGTCGAGGAGGGCGAGACCATCACCTACGACGGGGTGCGGCTCCACGTCGAACAGGTCGAGAACACCCGCATCATGAAGGCCCGCGTGACCAAGCTCGACGAGCAGGAGCGCGCCGAGAGCGAGGACGCGACCGAGGACGGCGTCGAGGTCGGCGAGGGCGTCGAAACGGAGAGCGACTGA
- a CDS encoding glutaredoxin family protein — protein sequence MSQSATGGPAITLYRLQACPYCERVVRTLRDHDLDYRSRFVEPMHSDRDAVKRISGKRTVPAIVDENTGVTMSESANIVDYIENTYGDVTRTDGGRAPADEGGER from the coding sequence ATGAGCCAGTCAGCGACCGGCGGACCTGCCATCACGCTGTACCGCCTGCAGGCGTGTCCGTACTGCGAGCGCGTCGTCCGGACGCTGCGGGACCACGACCTCGACTACCGGTCGCGGTTCGTCGAGCCGATGCACAGCGACCGCGACGCGGTCAAGCGCATCTCGGGCAAGCGCACCGTCCCGGCCATCGTCGACGAGAACACCGGCGTCACGATGAGCGAGAGCGCCAACATCGTCGACTACATCGAGAACACCTACGGCGACGTGACCCGGACGGACGGCGGCCGCGCGCCGGCCGACGAGGGAGGCGAGCGCTGA
- a CDS encoding biotin transporter BioY, producing MSTDTASVELVGEETAGNVARAALLAALTGAFAYVSFPNPISPAPVTLQVLGVFLAGLLLGPVWGGASMVLYLAAGAVGAPVFSGGSAGVAVLWVQPTSGYLWSYPIAASAVGAVVHGGLRIRDPAERSLVRLVAAMVVGTAVIYAFGVVGLALVLDMSLRTAFVAGAAAFIPAEAFKIAAAVGVVRSDQIAAA from the coding sequence ATGAGTACGGACACTGCCTCAGTCGAACTGGTCGGCGAAGAGACCGCGGGGAACGTCGCGCGCGCGGCGCTGCTGGCCGCGCTGACCGGGGCGTTCGCCTACGTCTCGTTCCCGAACCCCATCTCGCCGGCGCCCGTGACACTGCAGGTGCTCGGCGTCTTCCTCGCCGGACTCCTGCTCGGACCGGTCTGGGGCGGCGCGTCCATGGTCCTGTACCTCGCCGCCGGAGCGGTGGGTGCACCGGTCTTCTCGGGCGGCTCGGCCGGAGTCGCGGTGCTCTGGGTGCAGCCCACGAGCGGCTACCTCTGGTCGTACCCGATCGCGGCGTCCGCCGTCGGCGCCGTCGTCCACGGCGGCCTGCGGATTCGGGACCCCGCCGAGCGGAGCCTCGTCCGGCTCGTCGCCGCGATGGTCGTCGGGACCGCGGTCATCTACGCCTTCGGCGTGGTCGGTCTCGCGCTGGTGCTCGACATGTCGCTCCGGACGGCGTTCGTCGCCGGCGCGGCCGCGTTCATCCCTGCCGAGGCGTTCAAGATCGCGGCCGCGGTGGGCGTGGTCCGGAGCGACCAGATCGCCGCCGCGTAG
- a CDS encoding energy-coupling factor transporter transmembrane component T family protein, whose product MTLSYRPGDSFAHRLDPRTKLGFQVAFAVAAFAHTTPAGLAALTAVTVGVLRSSGLSARRALVEYRFVFPFLVAGPVLSALTLGPPWVRWEPGFDTALASYRVVLVLLVSAAYLRTTPIRDSRAAIQHLVPGRAGRLLGTGVGFVFRFLPVLQADLRRIRDASAARLGDQRALTSRMRLVGVAGLARALSRADRFALALRARCFSWNPTLPPLSFSRSDLPALAAGLALLAWAVA is encoded by the coding sequence GTGACGCTCAGCTACCGGCCGGGCGACTCGTTCGCCCACCGGCTCGACCCCCGGACGAAGCTGGGCTTCCAGGTCGCGTTCGCGGTCGCGGCGTTCGCACACACCACGCCGGCGGGGCTAGCGGCGCTGACGGCGGTGACGGTCGGAGTACTCCGGAGCTCCGGGCTGTCGGCTCGCCGGGCGCTCGTCGAGTACCGGTTCGTCTTCCCGTTCCTGGTCGCCGGCCCCGTCCTCTCGGCGCTGACGCTGGGGCCGCCGTGGGTCCGGTGGGAGCCGGGGTTCGACACCGCGCTCGCCAGCTACCGGGTCGTCCTGGTCCTGCTCGTGAGCGCCGCCTACCTGCGGACGACCCCCATTAGAGACTCGCGGGCCGCCATCCAGCACCTCGTTCCGGGCAGGGCCGGCCGGCTGCTCGGCACCGGCGTCGGCTTCGTCTTCCGGTTCCTGCCGGTACTGCAGGCCGACCTCCGGCGGATCCGCGACGCCTCGGCCGCTCGACTGGGCGACCAGCGGGCGCTCACGAGTCGGATGCGGCTCGTGGGGGTCGCGGGGCTGGCGCGGGCGCTCTCGCGGGCCGACCGGTTCGCGCTGGCGCTCCGGGCCCGGTGTTTCTCGTGGAACCCGACGCTGCCGCCGCTGTCGTTCTCGCGGTCCGACCTGCCCGCGCTGGCGGCCGGGCTCGCGCTGCTGGCGTGGGCAGTCGCGTGA
- a CDS encoding redoxin domain-containing protein, with translation MPDFDVVELPETDHVAEGDTAPDFTRPLVDEEYWEDASLSDLTDEGPVLLVFFPMDGAFPATYVWNEIRDRGWGRDEDVTVVGLSISDPYAHKQLIEERGMDYRLFSDPQNGVAEEYGIVNDLDGMAGVSEPRPAVFLLDEDRTVEYAWVAEEWPDFPDYDEVEDALEAA, from the coding sequence ATGCCGGACTTCGACGTCGTCGAACTCCCCGAGACCGACCACGTCGCCGAGGGCGACACCGCGCCGGACTTCACCCGACCGCTGGTCGACGAGGAGTACTGGGAGGACGCCTCGCTGTCGGACCTGACCGACGAGGGACCGGTGCTGCTCGTGTTCTTCCCGATGGACGGGGCGTTCCCCGCGACGTACGTCTGGAACGAGATTCGAGATAGAGGATGGGGACGCGACGAAGATGTCACCGTCGTCGGCCTCTCCATCTCGGACCCGTACGCCCACAAGCAGCTCATCGAGGAGCGCGGGATGGACTACCGGTTGTTCTCGGACCCGCAGAACGGCGTCGCCGAGGAGTACGGCATCGTCAACGACCTCGACGGGATGGCGGGGGTGAGCGAGCCCCGGCCCGCGGTGTTCCTGCTCGACGAGGACCGCACCGTCGAGTACGCCTGGGTCGCCGAGGAGTGGCCCGACTTCCCCGACTACGACGAGGTCGAGGACGCGCTCGAAGCGGCGTAA
- a CDS encoding energy-coupling factor ABC transporter ATP-binding protein, with translation MIETRNLVHRYGDDGPAAVDGVSLSIADAEFVLLAGPNGSGKSTLVRHFNGLLAPDEGDVLVDDTPVGEDLVAARTKVGMVFQQPRDGFVAATVGADVAFGPENLGLAHDEIDRRVEAALAAVNMADRREERIDELSGGERERVAIAGALAMEPDHLVLDEPFTGLDAPARESVVDQLRALGESGTGVVLVTHDLRDAVDLADRVVALADGRVAADGTPDEARDRLPDLGIRVPPRRATERP, from the coding sequence ATGATAGAGACCCGCAACCTGGTCCACCGGTACGGCGACGACGGCCCGGCGGCGGTCGACGGCGTCTCGCTGTCGATCGCCGACGCCGAGTTCGTCCTGCTGGCCGGCCCCAACGGATCGGGCAAGTCCACGCTGGTCCGGCACTTCAACGGCCTGCTCGCCCCCGACGAGGGTGACGTTCTGGTCGACGATACTCCGGTCGGCGAGGACCTGGTGGCCGCCCGTACGAAGGTCGGGATGGTGTTCCAGCAGCCCCGCGACGGCTTCGTCGCGGCCACGGTGGGCGCCGACGTGGCGTTCGGTCCCGAGAACCTGGGGCTGGCCCACGACGAGATCGACCGCCGGGTCGAGGCGGCGCTGGCCGCGGTGAACATGGCCGACCGGCGCGAGGAGCGCATCGACGAGCTCTCGGGCGGCGAGCGCGAGCGGGTGGCCATCGCGGGGGCGCTGGCAATGGAGCCCGACCACCTCGTGCTGGACGAACCGTTCACCGGGCTCGACGCGCCCGCGCGCGAGTCGGTGGTCGACCAGTTGCGGGCGCTCGGGGAGTCCGGCACCGGCGTCGTCCTCGTCACGCACGACCTCCGGGACGCCGTCGACCTCGCGGACAGGGTCGTCGCGCTCGCCGACGGGCGAGTGGCCGCGGACGGGACGCCCGACGAGGCCCGCGATCGTCTGCCCGACCTCGGGATACGAGTGCCGCCGCGGAGGGCGACCGAGCGACCGTGA